DNA sequence from the Thermodesulfobacteriota bacterium genome:
ATTCCCCATAACGTGTTGAACGCCAAAAATCACGAGCTCGAAGCGGAAATAATAGCTCAGGCCGGCAGGCTTAAAGCGGTAACGATTTCTACCAACATGGCGGGAAGGGGGACCGATATTCTTCTTGGAGGGAACCCGGAGTTTTTAGCACTGAAAATGTGCAAAGGACAGAAAGGAACTGATGAGTACTACAAAGCACTAGAAGAGGCAAAAAAGATCTGCGAAAAGGAAAAGGAGGAAGTTGTAAAACTTGGTGGGCTCCACGTCATAGGAACGGAAAGGCACGAGTCCCGAAGAATAGATAATCAGCTGAGAGGAAGGGCGGGTCGACAGGGAGACCCTGGGTCATCAAGGTTTTATGTATCTTTAGAAGACGAGATAATGAGACTTTTTGGTTCAGATAGAATCTCTCCCATACTAGAAAAATTGGGAATGAAAGAAGACGTACCGATAGAACACCCTCTAATATCTAAGGCAATTGAAAATGCTCAGGCAAGGGTTGAGGCCCACAATTTTGAGATAAGGAAGTACCTTCTAGAGTACGACAATGTGATGAATAAGCAGAGGGAGACCGTCTACGGTATGAGACGTAACATTCTTTCCCAGTCGGATGAAGAAATAAGAAGGGAGATACTTAGCATGATTGAGGAAGTGTGCGAGGAAATAGTGGATGAGTGCTGCCCTGAAAAGCTTTACCCGGAGGAATGGGATCTTAAGGGACTCAAAATGAGGTTAAAGGAAACTTTCTTTATGGATTTTGACTTTGTGGGTCTCGACATGAAAGATGCTACAAGAGATGGTTTTTTAAACTGGATAAAAGGAAAGCTCATAGAAGCCTATGAAGAAAAGACCAAAAGATTCGACGAGAAGGACTTTTCATCTCTGGAACGCTTTATCGCTTTAAATTCACTCGATAATCATTGGAAAGAGCATCTTCTTGCTTTGGATCACCTAAAAGAAGGTATAGGGTTGAGAGCTTACGGACAGAAGGATCCACTTAGGGAATACCAGAGAGAAAGTTATGAGCTTTTTATGGAGATGCTCTATCTTACGAAGGTCGATACTGTCAGAAAACTTTTTGCAATTCAGCCGGCGAAGGAAGAGGCGTTAATCGTAGAGCACAGACAACCCGAGATTTACCTTTCGAGGAACGGTATGAACTACAGAGCTCCTTCATATACGACAAAACAGAGAAAAGTTGGTAGGAACGATCCGTGTCCCTGCGGAAGCGGAAGGAAGTATAAGAAGTGCTGTGGAAGAAGTGTGTGATATAGGAAATATAAAATTTTCAGCTGTCTCAGCTGGGATCAAAGGAGAAGGTCTTGACTTGGGGCTTGCCCTATTCGAAATTCCGTTCTCCTTTATTGGCCTTTATACCAGAAATAGAATAAAGGCTTCCCATATTCACTACGCGAAAAAGCTCGAAGGAAGAAAAATAAGAGCGCTTTTTGTAACAAGTGGTTGCGCGAATGCGGCAACAGGGAAAGAAGGAATAGAAGATCTAAAAAGGCTTGCCAGAATGATATCTGAAAGGACATCCTTAAAAGAAGACGAGATTCTTTTCGCCTCAACGGGAGTAATAGGTAAGAGATTACCTATAGAAAAGATCGCAGATTCAATTCCTTTTCTTGTCGATAATGCTGATCCTTCAAAGCTTGAAGATTTCGCTTACGCAATGATGACAACGGATACGTATCCAAAGGTACTAAAGAGGACTTTTAGTGGGAAAAAGACTTACTCTATCTTGGGAGTCGCAAAAGGTGCTGGCATGATAAATCCGAAGTTAGCGACGATGCTTTGCTTTCTCTTCACTGACTATCCAGGAAAGAGAGAAGTACTTGTGAATCCGTTTCGCGCTTATTGCAGGGAGAGCTTCGAAAAGATCACTGTGGACAGTGAAACGAGTACGAATGATACTGTTATGCTATTTTTTCCCGAAGGTGAAATCGATGAGAAGGCCTATTCTATATTCACTGAGACCTTAAAAGACCTCATGAGAGAGCTCGCATTACTCATTGTAAGGGATGGGGAAGGGGCAACGAAAGTGATCCACATTAAGGTAAATGGTGCGAAAACCAAAATGGCGGCTCAAGAAATAGCAAGAAGGATCGCAAGATCGACTCTAGTTAAGTGCGCGTTTTTCGGAAATGACCCCAACTGGGGAAGGATAATTGCTGCAGTGGGAGATACGGATATTACTATAAGACCCGAAAGGATAAGCATAAAGATTGAAGGAATGGAAGTTGCAAAAGGAGGGGTGGAAACCCCTTTTGACGAGGATGAGTTGAAAAGAAAACTCACTTCAAAGGAAGTTGAAGTTGAAATCGATCTCGGCCTTGGAAAAGCGTCTTATGAGATCTACACCACCGACCTCACATACGATTATGTGAAGATAAACGCCTCATATAGATCTTAGACTTCTCTGTCTTTTTGCCTCATAAAGAGCGATGGCGAAGCAACTTGCCAGATTAAGTGAAGGAAAGTCCCGCGACGTAGGAATTTTTATTATTTTGTCGCATTTTTTCCGGGTCAGAGATCTTAGGCCGTCCTCACGCCCTAGTACGAGACAGGAACTTTTTGTCAAATCCACATCGTAGATTGCCGTCTCTCCGTCTTCGTCGAGACCAAAAACAGCAACATCTAAATCCTTTAAGGTTTCAAGGTAACGGGGAAGGTTGGTGACCCGAACTAACTTTACGTGCTTATACCCACCTTTTGATATCTCTATCACCCTCTCTGTTACGGGACAGCTTCTGTCCTTCGGTACGATTATCCC
Encoded proteins:
- the argJ gene encoding bifunctional glutamate N-acetyltransferase/amino-acid acetyltransferase ArgJ; its protein translation is MVGTIRVPAEAEGSIRSAVEEVCDIGNIKFSAVSAGIKGEGLDLGLALFEIPFSFIGLYTRNRIKASHIHYAKKLEGRKIRALFVTSGCANAATGKEGIEDLKRLARMISERTSLKEDEILFASTGVIGKRLPIEKIADSIPFLVDNADPSKLEDFAYAMMTTDTYPKVLKRTFSGKKTYSILGVAKGAGMINPKLATMLCFLFTDYPGKREVLVNPFRAYCRESFEKITVDSETSTNDTVMLFFPEGEIDEKAYSIFTETLKDLMRELALLIVRDGEGATKVIHIKVNGAKTKMAAQEIARRIARSTLVKCAFFGNDPNWGRIIAAVGDTDITIRPERISIKIEGMEVAKGGVETPFDEDELKRKLTSKEVEVEIDLGLGKASYEIYTTDLTYDYVKINASYRS
- the rlmB gene encoding 23S rRNA (guanosine(2251)-2'-O)-methyltransferase RlmB — protein: MPYLIDKDDIRRILEQRPSSARRLYVEKEKAYLASKFIELAKMKGVQFKLVPEAAIKAKIKSKGVHFFLEVEPCEYLEPEKFLELIRNRESPLIFAFDGIYDPQNFGNILRSAGSFKVDGIIVPKDRSCPVTERVIEISKGGYKHVKLVRVTNLPRYLETLKDLDVAVFGLDEDGETAIYDVDLTKSSCLVLGREDGLRSLTRKKCDKIIKIPTSRDFPSLNLASCFAIALYEAKRQRSLRSI